CTACCTGGATAAAGAATGCATCCCCCTATTCCTTGAAAATGATGCCTGGCTGGTTCCCACCATGCTGGTGCAACAGATAAATATGGAAAAATTGGAATCAGGAGAACTTCCTGAATTCAGCAGCGAAGATGCCAGGAATGTGTTCATTAAAGGTCTGGAAAGTGTTCAGAAAGCTCAAAAAGCAGGCATTAAGATGGTTATGGGTACTGACAGTGGTATAGGTCCCCATGGACAGAACCTGCGTGAACTGGGATTGCTTTGTAAGGCAGGTATGGATCCCGTAGAAGCTATACAGGCCGGCACTAAACACGCCGCAGAACTATTAGGATGCCAAGATAAGATCGGTACAATAGAACCGGGAAAACTGGCAGATGTAGTGATCTGTTCAACCAATCCCCTTCAGGATATAGATTCCCTGGGAAATCCGGATAATATAACCATGGTTATGAAGGGAGGTAGGATTTATAAAGATACTGAACATGATATCAGACTTTTAACTGATTAAAAAAGGATATTAACATGATATCTAACTTATAACTGGTTCAAGTGATGTTGAACAATGTTGGAGGATCAAAAACCTAATCAAATCAATATCTAACCAACATACAAGAATATTTAGGATTATATTGATATTGAACCTAAAATGAGACTTTTAGAATTATTAACGGCAATGATTTGAATAAACCATGAAAGGGCTGGATTAACATGGCAAAATATTCTAAAAAAAAGGCAGAAATCAAGATTTCAGGTATGCACTGTGCCTCCTGCGCATTGAATGTTGAAAAATCATTGCAGGGATTGGAAGGTGTTGGAGAAGCCCAAGTTAATTTTGGAACGGAGAAAGCCACTGTGGAATACGATCCAGATAAGTTAAAACTCCAGGATCTGGAGAAAACTGTGGAAGATGTTGGTTACGGTGTGGTGAATGAAAAGGTTATTATCAAGGTGGGAGGCATGACTTGTGCCATGTGTGTCCAGGCCATTGAAGGAGTTTTGGGAAAGATCAGTGGAGTGAGTGAAGTTAACGTGAATCTGGCTGCTGAAAAAGCCTTTGTAACCTACAACCCTCAGATGACCAGTGTGGCTGAAATGCGCCAGGCCATTGAAGACCTGGGATATGAATATCTGGGATTGGAAGGAGAAACCAGCGAAGATCAGGAGGAAAAAATACGGCAGGCTGATCTTAATGGTAAAAGGAACCGTTTTATTGTTGCTTTTGCTGTTTCCGTTCCGTTGATGGTGTTGATGTATGCAGGGGTGATGTTACCCTTTAACATGGCTTATTTCATGCTTGCAGTAACTATTTTGCCCTTTATCTACGTCAGTCACCCTATCTTTTCTGCAGGTTATCGTTCCCTCCAAAATCGTAACCTGAACATGGATGTGATGTATTCCCTGGGTATTGGTGTGGCCTTTATCTCCAGTATATTGGGAACCTTCAACATCGTGCTCACCCCTGAATTCATGTTCTATGAAACCGCACTGATGCTGGCTGGTTTTCTAATGCTGGGAAGGTGGCTGGAAGCACGTGCTAAAGGCCGTACCGGCACGGCTATAAAGAAACTGGTGGGTTTGCAGGCTAAAACTGCCACCGTTCTCAGGGATGATGGAGATGGAGAAGGTTTAGAAACCCAGGTACCAGTGGAGGATGTTCTGGTTGGTGATAACGTGCTGGTGAAACCAGGTGAACGGATACCAGTGGATGGGAAGGTGGTTTCCGGGGAAAGTTACGTTGATGAATCCATGATCACCGGGGAACCAATACCCTCCCTTAAGAATGCAGGTTCTGGGGTGGTTGGTGGGACCATAAATCAGAACGGGGTTTTAAAATTCCGGGCCGAAAAAATCGGTAAAGACACTACCCTGGCCCAGATAATTAAACTGGTTGAATCTGCTCAAGGATCTAAACCCCCTGTTCAGAGGATAGCTGACCGTGCAGTTAGTTATTTCATCCCCACCGTCCTTACCATAGCTATTGCTGCTTTCATAGGGTGGTACTTCCTCCTGGGGAGCACTCTACTCTTTGGACTCACCATCCTAATATCCATCCTGGTAGTGGCCTGTCCCTGTGCTCTTGGTCTGGCCACCCCCACCGCAGTGACTGTAGGGATTGGGCGGGGTGCAGAACTGGGCATACTGGTTAAAAATGGTGAAGCCCTGGAAATATCCGAGAAGTTAACTACTGTTCTCTTTGACAAAACCGGTACCCTGACAAAGGGAAAACCGGAAGTTACCAACATCATAGGAACTGCCACGGATGATAAAACTTTACTGTACATTGCAGCCAGTGTGGAGAAGAATTCACAACACCCCCTGGCCGAGGCAATTGTAACTAAAGCCCGGGATAATGATATAAAATTATCCGATAGTGAAGGATTCAACACCTTCGCCGGTAAAGGTGTATTCGCAACAGTTAACGGAAAATCTATTCTTATAGGGAACCGAACTCTGCTAATGGAAAATAATGTGGAAATAGTAGACGATGATGAAGAAATGATTTCAAAACTGGAAGAGGAAGGCAAAACTGCAGTTTTAGTTGCTTTAAATAATGCTTTTTCCGGTATTCTGGGGGTGGCCGATACCCTGAAGGAAAATACCCCTATGGCCATAAGTGAGCTTAAAAAGATGCACCTGGAGGTGGCCATGATCACCGGGGACAACCCGCGGACTGCTGAAGCCATTGCCCGGAAAATAGGTATAGATCAGGTAATGGCCGGAGTATTACCCGAGGATAAATCTGCGGAAGTGAAAAGGCTTCAGGATAAAGGAAAAGTGGTGGCCTTTGTAGGGGATGGTATTAACGATGCTCCTGCCCTGGCCCAAGCTGATGTGGGGATAGCCATTGGTAGCGGTACTGATGTGGCCATTGAAAGCGGGGAGATAGTACTCATCAATGACAACTTGCTGGATGCTGTGGCTGGAGTGCAGTTATCAGAGAAAGTGATGGGACGTATCAAACTAAACCTTTTCTGGGCATTTGCTTACAACACTATCCTCATACCAGTGGCAGCAGGATTGCTCTACCCCACTTTCGGGATTACTTTCCGCCCGGAATATGCTGGTCTGGCAATGGCCCTGAGCTCAGTTACCATAGTAACCCTCTCACTACTTCTAAAGGGTTACATACCTCCATCTAAGAAGTTAGGAGTAGTTTGAGAGATTTAAAACTTAAAATTAAGTTTAGAGATTGAAAATAAGGGAATGATGAGGAAATAAAAGATTTATGGTAAGAAGGTAGGTAGGTCTAAAAAAATAAGAACTAGGAATACCTATCATATATCACAGGGAATTTTGAGGTGATTAAGATGGCTGTAGATCCAATCTGTAAAATGGACGTTGATAAGGAAAGTGCCAAATGGGTTAGTGAATATAAAGGGAAAAAATACTACTTCTGCGCCCCGGGATGCAAAAAAGAATTCGATGATAATCCTGAAAAATACGTGGAAGAATAGGCGAAAAATGCAAATTAAGATTAACAATTGAATTAGACGTAACAGAGGGATTTCATGGGAATTCTGGACTCAGTTACTAAGAAAGCTACTAAAGAACTGGAAAAACAGGCTAAAGGATAAGGTAGTAAATAAATAGAGAAAAGAGCTAAAACTGAGCTTAAAAAACGTTTCAAGATTTAATTTGAAGCGTTGGCACAGCAATCTTTTTTCTATGCATCGCAACTTTCCTTCTTAATTAGGGATATTGGATTAATTATTTTTCTAACTTAAATATTCCTGTTAAAAATAAGTTTATAA
This DNA window, taken from Methanobacterium subterraneum, encodes the following:
- a CDS encoding heavy metal translocating P-type ATPase, with the translated sequence MAKYSKKKAEIKISGMHCASCALNVEKSLQGLEGVGEAQVNFGTEKATVEYDPDKLKLQDLEKTVEDVGYGVVNEKVIIKVGGMTCAMCVQAIEGVLGKISGVSEVNVNLAAEKAFVTYNPQMTSVAEMRQAIEDLGYEYLGLEGETSEDQEEKIRQADLNGKRNRFIVAFAVSVPLMVLMYAGVMLPFNMAYFMLAVTILPFIYVSHPIFSAGYRSLQNRNLNMDVMYSLGIGVAFISSILGTFNIVLTPEFMFYETALMLAGFLMLGRWLEARAKGRTGTAIKKLVGLQAKTATVLRDDGDGEGLETQVPVEDVLVGDNVLVKPGERIPVDGKVVSGESYVDESMITGEPIPSLKNAGSGVVGGTINQNGVLKFRAEKIGKDTTLAQIIKLVESAQGSKPPVQRIADRAVSYFIPTVLTIAIAAFIGWYFLLGSTLLFGLTILISILVVACPCALGLATPTAVTVGIGRGAELGILVKNGEALEISEKLTTVLFDKTGTLTKGKPEVTNIIGTATDDKTLLYIAASVEKNSQHPLAEAIVTKARDNDIKLSDSEGFNTFAGKGVFATVNGKSILIGNRTLLMENNVEIVDDDEEMISKLEEEGKTAVLVALNNAFSGILGVADTLKENTPMAISELKKMHLEVAMITGDNPRTAEAIARKIGIDQVMAGVLPEDKSAEVKRLQDKGKVVAFVGDGINDAPALAQADVGIAIGSGTDVAIESGEIVLINDNLLDAVAGVQLSEKVMGRIKLNLFWAFAYNTILIPVAAGLLYPTFGITFRPEYAGLAMALSSVTIVTLSLLLKGYIPPSKKLGVV
- a CDS encoding YHS domain-containing protein, giving the protein MAVDPICKMDVDKESAKWVSEYKGKKYYFCAPGCKKEFDDNPEKYVEE